A window of Castanea sativa cultivar Marrone di Chiusa Pesio chromosome 1, ASM4071231v1 contains these coding sequences:
- the LOC142640883 gene encoding early nodulin-like protein 13, translating to MAAVFSRTISALVLLLVVISSCEAKEILVGGKADAWKIPSSQSDSLNQWAESTRFRIGDSLVWKYDSGKDSVLQVNKEGYVSCNISNPIEEYKDGDTKVKLSRSGPFYFISGTKGNCEKGQKLVVVVLSPRNRYTGISPAPAPTPVEFEGPAVAPTSSATKLQSGLLVALGIFVLGLF from the exons ATGGCAGCAGTTTTTTCAAGAACTATTTCAGCTTTGGTGCTCTTGTTAGTAGTCATCAGCTCCTGTGAAGCTAAAGAAATCTTGGTAGGAGGCAAGGCAGATGCATGGAAGATCCCATCCTCTCAATCTGATTCCCTCAATCAATGGGCTGAAAGTACTCGTTTTCGCATCGGCGACTCTCTTG TGTGGAAATATGACAGTGGGAAAGACTCAGTGTTGCAAGTGAACAAGGAAGGCTATGTTAGCTGCAATATTTCTAACCCCATTGAAGAGTACAAGGATGGGGACACCAAGGTGAAGCTCAGCCGATCTGGGCCGTTCTACTTCATCAGTGGAACCAAGGGAAACTGTGAGAAGGGTCAGAAGTTGGTTGTGGTGGTTCTTTCTCCAAGAAACAGGTACACTGGTATTTCTCCAGCACCTGCTCCTACTCCGGTGGAGTTTGAGGGTCCTGCAGTTGCTCCCACTAGCAGTGCTACAAAGTTGCAGAGCGGGTTGTTGGTTGCATTGGGGATCTTTGTTTTGGGGTTGTTCTGA
- the LOC142642389 gene encoding uncharacterized protein LOC142642389, producing the protein MAGDEEWRKTADTHKMKPEDVKAAGVEGSKRPPAQNPGEVLHQRRNFPYSYKTMAIGGLLITAAIGYFTLYVKKKPEATAKDVGKVIVGAAKPEDTHPRK; encoded by the coding sequence ATGGCAGGAGACGAGGAGTGGAGAAAAACGGCAGACACCCACAAAATGAAACCAGAGGATGTAAAAGCAGCCGGTGTAGAGGGATCAAAGAGGCCCCCTGCACAGAACCCAGGGGAAGTATTGCACCAGAGGCGCAACTTTCCATACAGCTATAAAACCATGGCCATAGGTGGCCTCCTTATTACTGCTGCCATTGGATATTTCACCTTGTATGTTAAGAAAAAGCCTGAAGCCACTGCCAAAGATGTTGGCAAGGTTATTGTTGGAGCTGCCAAACCCGAAGACACTCACCCTAGGAAGTAG
- the LOC142612815 gene encoding transmembrane 9 superfamily member 8 — protein sequence MAFRTSLSAISAILLLLFHGGLCFYLPGVAPEDFVKGDSLNVKVNKLTSIKTQLPYTYYSLPYCKPKKIVDSAENLGEVLRGDRIENSPYEFKMREPQMCNIACRITLDAKSAKEFKEKIADEYRVNMILDNLPLVVPMRRVDQESPIVYQLGYHVGLKGQIAGNKGDKYFIHNHLAFTVKYHRDTLTDSARIVGFEVKPYSVKHEFEGKWDEKNIRLTTCDPHTKRMVANSNTPQEVEAKQDIIFTYDVEFQESDVKWASRWDAYLLMSDDQIHWFSIVNSLMIVLFLSGMVAMIMLRTLYRDISKYNDLETQEEAQEETGWKLVHGDVFRPPNNPELLCVYVGTGVQFFGMILVTMIFAILGFLSPSNRGGLMTAMLLLWVFMGLFAGYASARLYKMFKGAEWKKIAFRTAIMFPATVSAIFFVLNALIWGQKSSGAVPFGTMFALVFLWFGISVPLVFVGGYVGFRKPAIEDPVKTNKIPRQIPEQAWYMNPIFSILIGGILPFGAVFIELFFILTSIWLNQFYYIFGFLFLVFVILLVTCAEITVVLCYFQLCSEDYLWWWRSYLTSGSSALYLFLYATFYFFTKLEITKLVSGILYFGYMLIASFSFFVLTGTIGFYACFWFTRLIYSSVKID from the exons GGTGATAGTTTGAATGTAAAAGTGAACAAATTGACCTCTATAAAGACTCAGCTTCCTTACACATATTATTCTCTGCCCTATTGTAAGCCTAAAAAAATAGTGGACAGTGCAGAGAATCTTGGGGAAGTACTTCGTGGTGATCGTATTGAAAACTCTCCTTATGAG tttaaaatgcGAGAACCACAAATGTGCAATATTGCCTGCCGGATTACACTAGATGCCAAATCTGCAAAGGAGTTTAAAGAGAAGATTGCTGACGAGTATCGGGTTAACAT GATCCTTGATAATCTTCCGCTGGTTGTTCCTATGCGAAGGGTGGATCAGGAATCTCCCATTGTTTATCAGCTTGGCTATCATGTTGGTCTCAAAGGCCAAATTGCCGGG AACAAGGGTGACAAGTATTTTATCCACAACCATTTGGCGTTTACTGTCAAGTATCATAGAGATACACTAACAGACTCTGCAAGAATTGTGGGATTTGAGGTTAAACCATATAG TGTTAAACAtgaatttgaaggaaaatgGGATGAGAAAAATATACGTTTAACAACCTGTGACCCTCACACAAAACGCATGGTTGCTAATTCCAACACTCCTCAAGAGGTTGAAGCGAAACAAGATATTATATTTACATATGATGTTGAGTTCCAg GAGAGTGATGTGAAGTGGGCATCTAGATGGGATGCCTATCTTCTAATGAGTGATGATCAAATTCACTGGTTCTCAATCGTCAACTCTTTGATGATTGTTCTCTTCCTCTCGGGCATGGTTGCAATGATAATGCTAAGAACGCTTTACCGTGACATCTCCAAGTATAATGACCTTGAGACCCAAGAAGAGGCTCAAGAAGAGACTGGATGGAAGCTTGTCCATGGGGATGTCTTTAGGCCCCCAAATAATCCAGAACTGCTCTGTGTCTATGTTGGAACTGGTGTTCAGTTTTTTGGGATGATACTGGTAACTATGATCTTTGCCATCCTTGGATTCCTCTCCCCTTCGAACCGGGGTGGTCTCATGACAGCCATGCTCTTGCTTTGGGTCTTCATGGGCCTTTTTGCTGGTTATGCATCAGCCCGTTTGTATAAGATGTTTAAAGGAGCAGAATGGAAGAAAATTGCTTTCAGGACTGCAATCATGTTCCCAGCAACTGTCTCTgccattttttttgtcttaaatGCCCTTATATGGGGACAGAAATCGTCTGGGGCTGTGCCATTTGGTACCATGTTTGCTCTGGTATTCTTATGGTTTGGGATTTCAGTCCCACTTGTATTTGTGGGTGGCTATGTTGGGTTCAGAAAACCAGCAATTGAGGATCCTGTGAAGACAAATAAAATCCCAAGGCAGATTCCTGAGCAGGCCTGGTATATGAACCCAATCTTTTCGATTCTGATTGGAGGAATACTCCCATTTGGAGCTGTTTTCATCGAACTCTTCTTCATTCTTACCTCAATCTGGCTGAACCAGTTCTACTACATCTTCGGCTTCCTCTTTTTGGTCTTCGTTATCCTCCTTGTCACTTGTGCTGAAATAACCGTCGTGCTCTGCTACTTCCAACTGTGCAGTGAGGATTATCTGTGGTGGTGGAGGTCATACCTTACATCTGGCTCTTCTGCACTATACCTTTTCCTCTATGCAACATTCTACTTCTTCACAAAGCTTGAAATCACAAAGCTGGTGTCCGGGATATTATACTTTGGATACATGCTAATTgcctcattttcattttttgttctaACTGGTACCATCGGATTCTATGCATGCTTTTGGTTCACAAGGCTCATCTACTCCTCGGTTAAGATCGATTAA